From Amycolatopsis sp. cg9, one genomic window encodes:
- a CDS encoding DUF2255 family protein, whose protein sequence is MTTWTNDELTRIGQADELQLAVLRGDGTPRARLPIWVVRDGDALYVRSYRGSAGAWYRAAVKHGEGHIRAGGVDKDVTLAEVADVAVNDRVDAAYRAKYGCYGASYLGPMTAARDTTLELVPR, encoded by the coding sequence ATGACCACCTGGACGAACGACGAGCTGACCCGGATCGGGCAGGCCGACGAGCTGCAGCTCGCGGTCCTGCGCGGCGACGGAACTCCGCGTGCCCGGCTGCCGATCTGGGTCGTGCGCGACGGCGACGCCCTCTACGTCCGCTCTTACCGGGGCAGTGCCGGCGCCTGGTACCGCGCGGCGGTGAAGCACGGCGAGGGCCACATCCGCGCCGGCGGGGTGGACAAGGACGTCACCTTGGCCGAGGTCGCGGATGTAGCCGTCAACGACCGCGTCGACGCTGCCTACCGTGCCAAGTACGGCTGCTACGGCGCGAGCTACCTCGGCCCGATGACGGCTGCGCGGGACACGACGCTCGAGCTCGTCCCGCGCTGA
- a CDS encoding acetylxylan esterase, whose amino-acid sequence MPDRFWRDTLADLDRIPAEAVWRPDDDESTSDVLVYDVRFRGWGGARIAAWYALPRHPGTAKLPGLLVAPGYLADPAVPVEWAERGYAVLSLAYRGKNRANADVAPGFPGYVTSGIEDAHTYVYRGVYADGVRGLDLLRSRREVDADRVGVRAVSQGAAIVLAAAALRPGAVAAVAVGCPFLTGIDVALAEATAGPYEEIRALLSSRPELGERVRRSLGEVDVLNLAAEVRAPVYLHVGTHDTTCPPTTAGRLGQVLPGPVTVDEYPDCGHEAGARWADDKAAVFLAKHLEPRSPVPAPGGPTSCRVPPAVLDGRERERYFDQIDEELARLPRAIQREPLDTSGAYDRYRLRFTGTDDARLSALLTVPHGTAHTAVIFTPRYGTVNFTPGRAVLEEFVTLTINHRGQDLTSPETPMPYPGALRSARLGPEKFLYRHVFADTLRGIDIALDLPDLDRLARAVVGDDLAVLAAARRPVFGCVRVDRLLLTSATHLAREFSGVEDRQELARTLAVFDVPAAAGEVEVPLLVALSAQEEASFPATGRPGLTVLQLTHREAIDEPEQWRWLREASRSR is encoded by the coding sequence ATGCCTGACCGGTTCTGGCGCGACACCCTCGCCGACCTGGATCGGATCCCCGCGGAAGCGGTCTGGCGACCTGACGACGATGAGTCCACATCGGACGTCCTGGTGTACGACGTGCGATTCCGCGGCTGGGGCGGCGCTCGGATCGCGGCCTGGTACGCCCTTCCCCGCCACCCAGGCACGGCGAAGCTCCCCGGGCTGCTGGTCGCGCCGGGCTACCTGGCGGATCCGGCCGTCCCCGTCGAGTGGGCCGAGCGCGGCTACGCCGTACTCAGCCTGGCGTACCGCGGCAAGAACCGCGCCAACGCCGACGTCGCGCCGGGGTTCCCCGGCTACGTCACCAGCGGAATAGAGGACGCGCACACATACGTCTACCGCGGCGTCTACGCCGACGGGGTCCGCGGCTTGGACCTGCTCCGCTCCCGGCGGGAGGTCGACGCGGACCGCGTGGGCGTGCGCGCCGTCAGCCAAGGTGCGGCGATCGTCCTCGCCGCAGCGGCCCTGCGGCCGGGCGCGGTCGCGGCGGTGGCGGTCGGATGCCCGTTCCTGACCGGCATCGACGTCGCGCTGGCCGAGGCCACCGCCGGTCCCTACGAGGAGATCCGCGCCCTGCTGTCGAGCCGTCCCGAACTGGGCGAGCGGGTCCGGCGTTCCCTCGGCGAGGTTGACGTCCTGAACCTTGCCGCCGAGGTCCGAGCCCCGGTCTACCTCCACGTCGGAACCCACGACACGACCTGCCCGCCGACGACCGCGGGCAGGCTCGGCCAAGTGCTCCCCGGCCCAGTGACAGTCGACGAGTACCCGGATTGCGGCCATGAGGCAGGCGCACGGTGGGCCGACGACAAGGCGGCCGTCTTCCTTGCGAAGCACCTCGAGCCTCGATCACCCGTGCCCGCACCCGGTGGCCCCACCTCTTGCCGCGTGCCGCCGGCCGTGCTCGATGGACGCGAGCGAGAACGGTACTTCGACCAGATCGACGAAGAACTCGCTCGGCTCCCCCGCGCCATCCAGCGAGAGCCGTTGGACACCAGCGGCGCCTATGACCGTTATAGGCTCCGCTTCACCGGTACGGACGATGCCCGGTTGAGCGCTCTGCTGACCGTCCCGCACGGCACGGCGCACACCGCCGTGATATTCACTCCGCGGTACGGCACCGTCAACTTCACACCCGGACGGGCGGTTCTCGAAGAGTTCGTGACGCTGACGATCAACCACCGTGGCCAGGACCTGACCAGCCCCGAGACGCCGATGCCCTACCCGGGTGCCTTGCGCTCCGCCCGGCTGGGACCGGAGAAGTTCTTGTACCGCCACGTCTTCGCCGACACGTTGCGCGGGATCGACATCGCACTGGACCTCCCGGATCTGGACCGACTCGCACGCGCGGTCGTCGGTGACGATCTCGCGGTCCTCGCCGCGGCGCGCCGGCCCGTGTTCGGCTGCGTCCGGGTGGATCGCCTGCTGCTCACGAGCGCCACCCATCTCGCCAGGGAGTTCTCCGGCGTCGAGGACCGGCAGGAACTGGCTCGCACGCTCGCTGTCTTCGACGTCCCGGCCGCGGCCGGCGAGGTCGAGGTTCCCCTGCTCGTGGCCCTTTCCGCGCAGGAGGAGGCGAGCTTCCCGGCAACCGGCCGCCCGGGTCTGACGGTTCTGCAGCTCACTCACCGCGAAGCCATCGACGAACCGGAGCAGTGGCGCTGGTTACGCGAAGCGTCGCGCTCCCGATGA
- a CDS encoding MFS transporter: MTSIHPATTGTEAGRKTPARAAVASLLGSALEYYDYMLYAAAAALVFPHVFFPSVAPASAVLLSFATYGVSYVARPFGAFIFGTIGDKLGRKTLLQLTVLMMGVATLAIGLLPSYAQIGVAAPILLVALRIVQGLSTAAEAPGGYALTIEHAPEDRRSFFSSWTMSGVQGGQALASLAFLPVAALPKESLYSWGWRIPFLLSVVVIIATIVIRRTLPETPEFADRKAKGTTASFPAKDVLKHQWRDVLRVLFCSFYASVSSLATVFGLSFATSDAVGVSSAVMLWAVLIANIIAVPAQPFWGRVADRIGRKPVFIGGAVASAALLFAYFGVINSGSVPLIIVLAVLLLGVFYSAPNGVSPALYGEMFNSKVRTIGMAVGMQLGLVLYGFAPAIGQSLKGSDAHNWLPIAVLGAVAAGLAAISAATARETYRTPLAEVGRTWGKDA, encoded by the coding sequence ATGACTTCAATCCACCCCGCGACCACCGGAACGGAGGCCGGCCGGAAGACGCCGGCCCGGGCCGCAGTGGCGAGTCTCCTCGGCAGCGCGCTGGAGTACTACGATTACATGCTGTACGCCGCGGCCGCGGCGCTGGTGTTCCCGCACGTGTTCTTCCCGTCCGTCGCACCCGCCTCCGCGGTGCTCCTCTCGTTCGCGACTTACGGAGTCTCGTACGTCGCCCGGCCGTTCGGCGCGTTCATCTTCGGCACGATCGGCGACAAGCTCGGCCGCAAGACGCTGCTGCAGCTGACCGTGCTGATGATGGGCGTGGCCACTCTGGCCATCGGGCTGCTCCCCTCCTACGCCCAGATCGGCGTAGCGGCGCCGATCCTGCTGGTCGCGCTGCGCATCGTGCAGGGCCTCTCGACGGCGGCCGAGGCCCCGGGTGGGTACGCCCTGACCATCGAGCACGCCCCGGAGGACCGCCGGTCGTTCTTCTCCAGCTGGACGATGTCCGGCGTGCAGGGCGGGCAGGCGCTGGCCAGCCTCGCGTTCCTGCCTGTCGCGGCCCTGCCGAAGGAATCCCTCTACAGCTGGGGCTGGCGGATCCCGTTCCTGCTGAGCGTCGTCGTCATCATCGCCACGATCGTCATCCGGCGTACACTCCCCGAAACCCCGGAGTTCGCCGACCGCAAGGCCAAGGGCACGACGGCGAGCTTCCCGGCGAAGGACGTGCTCAAGCACCAGTGGCGTGACGTCCTGCGCGTGCTCTTCTGTTCCTTCTACGCCAGCGTTTCTTCCTTGGCGACCGTTTTCGGGCTGTCCTTCGCGACCAGCGACGCGGTGGGAGTCAGCAGCGCCGTGATGCTCTGGGCGGTGCTGATCGCCAACATCATCGCCGTTCCCGCCCAGCCGTTCTGGGGACGGGTGGCCGACCGGATCGGCCGCAAGCCCGTCTTCATCGGCGGCGCGGTGGCCAGCGCGGCATTGCTGTTCGCCTACTTCGGCGTGATCAACAGCGGTTCGGTACCTCTCATCATAGTGCTGGCCGTTCTGCTCCTCGGCGTCTTCTACTCGGCCCCCAACGGCGTGTCCCCGGCGCTGTACGGCGAGATGTTCAACTCGAAGGTCCGGACGATCGGCATGGCAGTCGGCATGCAACTCGGGCTGGTTCTGTACGGGTTCGCACCGGCCATCGGCCAGTCCCTGAAGGGATCGGACGCACACAACTGGCTGCCGATCGCCGTCCTGGGTGCCGTCGCCGCCGGTCTCGCTGCCATCTCGGCCGCGACCGCGCGGGAAACCTACCGGACTCCCCTCGCCGAGGTGGGCCGGACCTGGGGGAAGGATGCCTGA
- a CDS encoding zinc-dependent alcohol dehydrogenase family protein has product MRATVIHGPGDIRVEDVPDPKLVEPTDAIVRTVATCVCGSDLWAYRGTEPVGEPHQMGHEYVGVVEEVGSEVTSVRPGQFVIGSFATSDNTCPNCRNGYQSNCVQREFMSTCQAEAFRVPTADGTLVATPGQPDEDVIPSLLTLSDVMGTGWYAAVAAEVKPGSTAVVVGDGAVGLCGVLAAKELGAERVIAMSRHESRQKLALEFGATDIVSERGEDGVARIKDLTNGIGADSVLECVGTPQSMRQALQSTRPGGNVGFVGIPHEVEIDGVELFFSHAGLRGGPAPVRAYLPDLITRVLDGHIDPGRVFDLTLPLDQAAEGYRAMDERRAIKTLLRP; this is encoded by the coding sequence ATGCGTGCCACCGTGATCCACGGCCCCGGCGACATCCGGGTGGAGGACGTCCCCGACCCGAAACTGGTCGAGCCCACCGACGCGATCGTCCGCACGGTCGCCACCTGCGTGTGCGGGTCCGATCTGTGGGCCTACCGCGGCACGGAGCCAGTCGGCGAGCCGCACCAGATGGGGCACGAGTACGTCGGCGTGGTCGAAGAAGTCGGCAGCGAGGTCACCTCCGTCCGGCCGGGACAGTTCGTCATCGGTTCGTTCGCGACGTCGGACAACACGTGCCCGAACTGCCGCAACGGCTACCAGTCCAACTGTGTGCAACGAGAGTTCATGAGCACCTGCCAGGCCGAGGCGTTCCGCGTCCCGACGGCGGACGGCACCCTGGTCGCCACCCCCGGGCAGCCGGACGAGGACGTCATCCCCAGCCTGCTGACCCTCTCCGACGTCATGGGTACCGGCTGGTACGCGGCCGTGGCCGCCGAAGTCAAGCCCGGCTCGACCGCGGTCGTGGTCGGCGACGGCGCGGTCGGCCTGTGCGGCGTGCTCGCGGCCAAGGAACTCGGCGCCGAGCGCGTCATCGCGATGAGCCGCCACGAAAGCCGCCAGAAGCTGGCTCTGGAGTTCGGGGCCACCGACATCGTCAGCGAGCGCGGCGAGGACGGCGTCGCCCGGATCAAAGACCTGACGAACGGTATCGGCGCGGACTCCGTCCTGGAGTGCGTCGGCACCCCGCAGTCGATGCGGCAGGCCCTGCAGTCCACCCGCCCCGGCGGAAACGTCGGCTTCGTCGGCATTCCGCACGAGGTGGAGATCGACGGTGTGGAGCTGTTCTTCTCCCACGCCGGCCTGCGCGGCGGCCCGGCGCCGGTGCGCGCCTACCTGCCCGACCTCATCACCCGCGTTCTCGACGGCCACATCGACCCCGGCCGGGTCTTCGACCTGACGCTGCCCCTGGACCAGGCCGCCGAGGGCTACCGGGCCATGGACGAACGCCGCGCGATCAAAACACTGCTGCGTCCCTGA